The Desulfococcus multivorans DNA window GCGTGGGATTCGCGGCATGCCGGGCGTGAATCAGGTGGCCAACATCACCTATCTCACCATGCAGGTGCGCCAGGAAGAAGGTGACGTGCGTGCCTTGGTTACCGGCGTCACTCCTGGAGAATCCGGGACACCCGGCTGGCCGCCCTATCTCGTCGCGGGACGTCAGATCACCCGGAGCCATTACGAGGCCGTCGCCGATATCGCTTCCGGATTTAAACTTGGTGAACGTATCAAGGTCCGCCGTAACCACTACACCGTAGTCGGGCTGACCAGGAGGATGGTCTCTTCCAATGGAGATCCTATGGTGTTCATTCCTCTTAAAGATGCCCAGGAAGCCCAGTTTCTCAAGGATAATGACGCCATCCGAGAGCAGCGTCGACGCACGGCCGAGAACCCTGCCTTCAACCGGCCCGGAGTGCCCGGTCTGCTTGATGCGGTTATTGCCTCGCAAAGCACCAACCCTTACGTCAATGCAGTTTTAGTGCGGGTTGAAGCAGGTCATGACCCGGAAGAGGTCGCTGAGTCGATCCGCCGCTGGAAGCGTTTAACCGTCTACACCCGCAGCCAGATGGAGGAGATTCTGGTTGGTAAGCTGATCGCCACCTCAGCCAGACAGATCTTCATGTTCCTGGTTATCCTTTCGATTGTCAGCTCCGCCATTGTCGCCTTCATCATCTATACCCTGACGCTCGGGAAAATTCGTGAAATTGCCGTCTTGAAACTACTCGGCACCAGGAATCGCACTATTGTCGGCCTGATCATGCAACAGTCCATCGCCCTAGGTTTGATCGGCTTTGTGGTGGGCAAGATCTCGGCAACTTTATTGATGGCGCCAATCTTTCCCAAGTATGTGCTGCTGCAACCACTCGACTCCGTTATGGGTTTTATCGCCGTGGTTATGATCTGCGTACTGTCGAGCATTATCGCCATTCGTGCCGCGCTCAGGGTCGATCCGGCCGAGGCCATAGGGGGCTGACATGACTGCTAAAGGTATTCGTATCCAGGGGTTAAAAAAACGTTATGGAAGCGGCGATACCGCCGTTGATGCCCTGAAGACGGTCGACATGCACGTTGCGCCGGGTGAAGTTGTCGGACTGATAGGTCCTTCTGGATCTGGCAAAAGCACGCTCCTTAAATGTTTGGGAGCGGTGATCGAGCCGACCGCCGGGAAAATGATACTCGGAGATGACATCATTTATGACGACGGCTGGAAGGTCAAAGATCTTCGTGCCTTGCGACGGGACCGGATCGGCTTTGTATTCCAAGCACCTTATCTGATTCCTTTCCTCGACGTTACCGACAACGTCGCTCTTCTGCCCATGCTGGCGGGAATGCCAAACGCCGAGGCGCGTAAGCGGGCAATTGAATTGTTTAAAGCGCTTGATGTGGAACATCGCGCCAAGGCCATGCCATCTCAACTCTCTGGTGGAGAACAGCAACGAGTGGCTATTGCACGTGGCCTGGTCAATCGTCCTCCGGTAATACTGGCCGATGAACCGACCGCTCCGCTTGATAGCGAGCGCGCCCTGGCTGTAATCCGGATATTGAACGATATGGCTCAAAAATTCGAGACCGCCATTATTGTCGTCACCCACGACGAAAAAATCATTCCCACCTTTAAACGCATTTATCACATCCGTGACGGGGTGACCTATGAAGAAGAAGGTGAAGGACGTGGCTTCGAATGAAGTCTACCCAAGTGAGGCCGATGAGATGAAAAATAAAAACGTTCATAACATGAAAATTCCTCTGTTTGTGATTGCTCCAATTTCCCTTTTTGCCAGTTCAGTCGCCTTGGCCAATGCCATCCAAGCCTCTCGCTCTGCACGCGATCATGGAGGAATTGAATAAAAATATGCTGATAGTGACTGATGCCATTTTCAGGGAGGAGTGGGAACAGGTGGCGAAAACTGCGTCGCAGATTGCCAACCATCCACAGCCGCCGATAGCTGAGAAGATGCGCATTCTGAGTTTTGTAGGTTCCAGTGGGAACAAATTCAAAAGTTTTGACAAGCAGACACATCAAACAAGGAGCATTTTTATGAACAAAAATAAAATGGCCAGTTATACGTTGATCGGTTTTTATGCCATTTTACTAACAGGATGTGCAGTAGGACCAG harbors:
- a CDS encoding ABC transporter permease encodes the protein MISLAGRDIMHSWGKFVFTGMGLGLLIGITLSMAGIYRGMVDDAKVLLDNSGADLWVVQKDTLGPYAESSSLYDDIWRGIRGMPGVNQVANITYLTMQVRQEEGDVRALVTGVTPGESGTPGWPPYLVAGRQITRSHYEAVADIASGFKLGERIKVRRNHYTVVGLTRRMVSSNGDPMVFIPLKDAQEAQFLKDNDAIREQRRRTAENPAFNRPGVPGLLDAVIASQSTNPYVNAVLVRVEAGHDPEEVAESIRRWKRLTVYTRSQMEEILVGKLIATSARQIFMFLVILSIVSSAIVAFIIYTLTLGKIREIAVLKLLGTRNRTIVGLIMQQSIALGLIGFVVGKISATLLMAPIFPKYVLLQPLDSVMGFIAVVMICVLSSIIAIRAALRVDPAEAIGG
- a CDS encoding ABC transporter ATP-binding protein, producing MTAKGIRIQGLKKRYGSGDTAVDALKTVDMHVAPGEVVGLIGPSGSGKSTLLKCLGAVIEPTAGKMILGDDIIYDDGWKVKDLRALRRDRIGFVFQAPYLIPFLDVTDNVALLPMLAGMPNAEARKRAIELFKALDVEHRAKAMPSQLSGGEQQRVAIARGLVNRPPVILADEPTAPLDSERALAVIRILNDMAQKFETAIIVVTHDEKIIPTFKRIYHIRDGVTYEEEGEGRGFE